The DNA sequence GGGCCAAGGGGCCGGCCGCTTGCAAGTGAACGGTTCTCTCTCCTGATGGATGGAAGCCCTCGGACCGCGGGCTGGGTTCAGCCCGCGGTTTTTTTTGCGGAGTATCGCTGTGAGTCCTGTTCCCACTGTGTTGCGACAACTGGCTGTCGACTGGCGGCTGGTGCTGATGGGTTCCGTTCTGGTCGGGACGGCCATCGTGTTCAACATCCTCTCGGGCGGCCTGTTCCTGTCGCCCGAGAACCTCTACAACATCGCACAGCAGACGGCGGTGGTCGGCATCGTGGCCACGGTGGTGGTGCTGGTGATCGTGGCGCGCCACATCGACCTGTCGGTTGGCTCGGTGATGGGCTTTGTCGGCGTGCTCATCGCCACACTGATGTACACCGCCGGCTGGCACTGGGTTGAGGCCTCGCTGGCGAGTCTGGCGGTGGCGATCGCTGCCTCTGTCTACCAGGGCGCGCTGACGGCGATGCTGGGTGTGCCGTCCTTCGTCGTCACACTGGGTGGACTGATGTCGTTCCGGGGCGCGGCCTTCCTGGTGGCCGACGGCAAGACGCAGCCGGTCTCCGACGCCTTCTTTCAGCGCCTGGGTGGCGGCTTCGACGGTGCCATCGGCGTGCAGGCCAGCTGGGCGCTGGCAGCAGTGCTCGTCGCGGCGCTGGTGTTGCAGACCTGGCTGCGTCGCCGAGCCAAAGCGGCCTACGAAGTCCCCAGCCCTCCCCTGTGGCTGGACGCTCTGGTTGCAGCCGTGCCAGCCCTGATCGTGGTGGCTTTCGTGGCCACCATGAACGCCTACCAGATCCCGAGCAAGGACGCACCGCAAGGCGTGCCGATTCCGGTGCTGATCTGGGGCACCGTGGCGCTGGTGCTGTCCTTCATCGTGCACCGCACGCGTTTCGGCCGCTATGTGTTTGCCATGGGGGGCAACCCCGAAGCCGCAGCCCTGGTCGGCATCCCGGTGCGCCGGGTCACGCTGATGCTGTTTGCCTTGATGGGCGTGCTGATCACCATCGCGGCCATGGTCTCCATTGCGCGGCTCAACGCCGGCACCAACTCGCTGGGCACCGGCATGGAGCTGTATGTGATCGCCGCGGCCGTCATCGGCGGCACAGCGCTCGCCGGTGGCAGCGGCTCGATCCTGGGCTCGGTGCTGGGCGCGCTGATCATGCAGAGCATCGACAGCGGTCTGCTGCTGCTGGACATCTCGATCGGCCTGCGCTACGTGATCATCGGCCAGGTGCTGATCGCCGCCGTGGTGTTTGACGTGGTGTACCGCCGCGTGACGGGAGATGTGGCATGAGCGCTCCATTGGTCGAGATGCGCCACATCGGCAAGTCGTTTGGTGGCGTGCGCGCGGTCGACGATGTGTCGATCAATCTGTATCCCGGTGAGGTGGTAGCCCTGCTGGGTCACAACGGCGCAGGCAAATCGACGTTGATGAAGATGCTTGCGGGCGCCTACCCGATCGACAGCGGCGAAGTGCTGATCAACGGCGACAAGGCCCAGATCCGGACCCCGGTCGACGCGCAGCGCTGCGGCATCGAATCGATCTACCAGACGCTGGCACTGGCCGACAACCTGGATGCCGTGGCCAACCTGTTCCTGGGCCGCGAGCTGCTCACGCGCTGGAAGACGCTGGACGACCACCGCATGGACGCCGAAGCCCGCAAGGTGTTCCACCGTCTGAACAAGAACTTCCGCAACGTGCGCACACCGGTGCGCCGCCTCTCGGGCGGTCAGCGCCAGGTGGTGGCGATCTCGCGGGCGATCTACTTCAACGCACGCATCCTGATCATGGACGAGCCAACCGCTGCGCTCGGGCCGGAAGAAACGGCGATGGTGGGCAACCTGGTGCGCCAGCTCAAGGCCGAGGGCGTGGGCATCTTCCTGATCACCCACGACATGCCGGATGTGTTCGGTCTGAGCGACCGGCTGGCGGTCATGAAGAACGGGCGCATGGTGGGCACCTACCAGACGTCCGATGTCACCGAGGACGAGGTTCTTGGCATGATCATCGCTGGCAAACAACCAGAGGGAAAGGCGCAGACCCACAGCCTCTGAGGCCTGGCGCGTCCCGCAAGCACCGCATGAAAACGACCGGCGACCAGCAACTTGTCAAACGCATCAACCGCAGCGTGCTGCTGCGGTTGATGCGGCGGCGCAGCGGGCTCTCGCGCGCGCAGCTCGCGCAGGAGAGTGGCCTCACCAAATCAACCGTCAGCCTGCTGGTGCGGGAGCTGATCGACGAAGGCTGGGTCACCGAGACCGGCATTGCCACCGCGCAAGGTCTGGGCAGGCCCTCAATACCGCTGCGCATCGATGGCAGTCGCCGCGCCATGGTCGGCGTGGAGATCGCCGTGGAATCGTTGCGGGTGGTGGCGGTATCGCTCACCGGCGAGGTGATCTGGTCGATCGAGGAGCCCTTGTCGGAGCGCGAGCCCGGACTGGTGTGCCGCCAGGTCGCGCAACTGGTGGTGCGCGCCCACCAGGTGCTCGCCGAGCAGACCCTGCTGGTGTCTGGCATCGGCATCGGCCTGCCCGGGGCGTTCGACGAAGCAACCGGCACCGTCCGGTTTGCCCCCAACCTGGGCTGGCGCAACGTGGTGTTCCTGCCGCTGATCACGCAGGCGCTGTCCGAGGCCGGCGCTCCACCGGTCGCGGTCCATGTCCAGAACGAGGCCGACACCGCCGCCCTGAGCGAATACGAGTTCAGCGAGGGCGAGGTCATGGACTCGCTGATCTTCGTGACCTGTGGCACCGGCGTGGGTGCCGGCATCGTGCTCAACGATCGCCTGTTCATCGGGCTCCAGGGCATGGCCGGTGAAATCGGCCACAGCATCCTGCAGGTCGACGGCCTGCCGTGTTCCTGCGGACGCCGGGGCTGCGCCGAAACCTTCTTCGGCGCCCGCGCGCTCGACCGCCTGCCGAACCCGGCACAGGGCGGCGTGTATCTGGGTGTCGTGTTGCAGAACCTGTGGACCACCTTCGACCCAGGTGCGCTGGTGGTCGGGGGGCCGTCCTGCGATCGGTACCCGGGCATTCTGACCACCGCGCGCGACACGCTGGCGGGCTATGCCACCCGTGCGGGCGTGGTGGAACCCGCGGTGCGGCCGGCGCGCTACGGCCTGCTGGCCTCGGCCGTCGGCGCGGCAGCCCTGGTGCTGTACCACGAGCTGCGCCCGATGCACGCACCGGCGACGGTGTCTCCGACCGACGAAGCCCAGGACCATCCCGACGACCTGCCGCAAGACGACCTCCACTGACCTTTCACGACCATGACCACGACCATCGGCATCGACATCGGCACCTCGGAGGTGAAGGCCCTGCTGCTTGGGGCCGACCAGCGAGTCATCGGCTCGGCGGGCTCGGCGCTCACCGTATCTCGGCCTCACCCCGGCCACAGCGAGCAGGCGCCGGCCGACTGGTGGACTGCCGCCCAGGCCGCACTGGCTGCGCTGCGCGCCGCGCACCCGACCGAATACGCCGCAACCGAGGCCATCGGCCTGTCCGGCCAGATGCACGGCGCGGTGCTGCTGGATGCACAGGACCGGGTGCTGCGCCCGGCCATCCTCTGGAACGACACCCGCAGTGCGGCCGAGTGCACCGAGATGATGGCCGAGCTGTCCACACTCAGCGACCTCGCCGGCAGCCTGGCCATGCCCGGCTTCACCGCACCCAAGCTGCGCTGGGTCGCGCGCCACGAACCGGAGGTGTTTCGGCAGGTGGCCAAGGTGCTGCTGCCCAAGGACCATGTGCGCCTGATGCTGACCGGCGAACACGTGAGCGACCTGTCGGACGCCAGCGGCACGCTCTGGCTCGACGTGCGGCAGCGCGACTGGTCTGACGAACTGCTGGCCCTGACCGGCCTGACGCGCGCGCACATGCCGCGGCTGGTCGAGGGCAGCGAGGCCGGCGGGCGGCTGAAGGCCGACGTGGCGCAAGCGCTGGGGCTGAGACCGGGCACGGTGGTGGCCGGCGGCGCGGGCGACAACGCGTCCAGCGCCATCGGCATGGGGGTGGTCGATGCCGGCCAAGGCTTTCTCTCTCTGGGCACCAGCGGCGTGCTGTTCGTGGTGACACGAGACTACCAGCCGAATGCCGCCAGTGCCACGCACGCGTTCTGCCACGCCGTGCCGGGCCGCTGGCACCAGATGAGCGTGATGCTCTCGGCCGCCAGCGCACTGCAGTGGGTGTCGGCGCTGCTGGGCGCGGCGAACGCAGGCGATGTCGCTGCGCAGGCTGCGGCCCTGCGCGCGCATGACCGCGCCGCGTCTCCACTGTTCCTGCCTTACCTCAGCGGCGAGCGCACACCGCACAACGACGCCCGTGTG is a window from the Sphaerotilus montanus genome containing:
- the xylB gene encoding xylulokinase, which encodes MTTTIGIDIGTSEVKALLLGADQRVIGSAGSALTVSRPHPGHSEQAPADWWTAAQAALAALRAAHPTEYAATEAIGLSGQMHGAVLLDAQDRVLRPAILWNDTRSAAECTEMMAELSTLSDLAGSLAMPGFTAPKLRWVARHEPEVFRQVAKVLLPKDHVRLMLTGEHVSDLSDASGTLWLDVRQRDWSDELLALTGLTRAHMPRLVEGSEAGGRLKADVAQALGLRPGTVVAGGAGDNASSAIGMGVVDAGQGFLSLGTSGVLFVVTRDYQPNAASATHAFCHAVPGRWHQMSVMLSAASALQWVSALLGAANAGDVAAQAAALRAHDRAASPLFLPYLSGERTPHNDARVRGSFHGLDFDTDAARLGYAVMEGVSFGLCDGLAALNAAGSTVSRLSLVGGGARSGFWAQMLASALDVEIVTHGDSAVGGALGAARLGALSVGAPMNSVCLPPPIDTVYRPDPAERALLASRRHLFHSLYRTPRPPQPRNP
- a CDS encoding ATP-binding cassette domain-containing protein, which produces MSAPLVEMRHIGKSFGGVRAVDDVSINLYPGEVVALLGHNGAGKSTLMKMLAGAYPIDSGEVLINGDKAQIRTPVDAQRCGIESIYQTLALADNLDAVANLFLGRELLTRWKTLDDHRMDAEARKVFHRLNKNFRNVRTPVRRLSGGQRQVVAISRAIYFNARILIMDEPTAALGPEETAMVGNLVRQLKAEGVGIFLITHDMPDVFGLSDRLAVMKNGRMVGTYQTSDVTEDEVLGMIIAGKQPEGKAQTHSL
- a CDS encoding ROK family transcriptional regulator produces the protein MKTTGDQQLVKRINRSVLLRLMRRRSGLSRAQLAQESGLTKSTVSLLVRELIDEGWVTETGIATAQGLGRPSIPLRIDGSRRAMVGVEIAVESLRVVAVSLTGEVIWSIEEPLSEREPGLVCRQVAQLVVRAHQVLAEQTLLVSGIGIGLPGAFDEATGTVRFAPNLGWRNVVFLPLITQALSEAGAPPVAVHVQNEADTAALSEYEFSEGEVMDSLIFVTCGTGVGAGIVLNDRLFIGLQGMAGEIGHSILQVDGLPCSCGRRGCAETFFGARALDRLPNPAQGGVYLGVVLQNLWTTFDPGALVVGGPSCDRYPGILTTARDTLAGYATRAGVVEPAVRPARYGLLASAVGAAALVLYHELRPMHAPATVSPTDEAQDHPDDLPQDDLH
- a CDS encoding sugar ABC transporter permease, whose amino-acid sequence is MGSVLVGTAIVFNILSGGLFLSPENLYNIAQQTAVVGIVATVVVLVIVARHIDLSVGSVMGFVGVLIATLMYTAGWHWVEASLASLAVAIAASVYQGALTAMLGVPSFVVTLGGLMSFRGAAFLVADGKTQPVSDAFFQRLGGGFDGAIGVQASWALAAVLVAALVLQTWLRRRAKAAYEVPSPPLWLDALVAAVPALIVVAFVATMNAYQIPSKDAPQGVPIPVLIWGTVALVLSFIVHRTRFGRYVFAMGGNPEAAALVGIPVRRVTLMLFALMGVLITIAAMVSIARLNAGTNSLGTGMELYVIAAAVIGGTALAGGSGSILGSVLGALIMQSIDSGLLLLDISIGLRYVIIGQVLIAAVVFDVVYRRVTGDVA